The following coding sequences lie in one Gemmatimonadaceae bacterium genomic window:
- a CDS encoding macro domain-containing protein: MIAVRIDDVAFYHGEAIAWPVDAMLGATTPLLRRLELAAGTALARQAPLREPLPVGAAVVTGAGDLHVELLIHAVIVSPEERASRDSVRRALASALQRAADFRIDELAVVPFGIGAGNLDLEESAVVMAEVMRQHLARAAHPRSIIVIVENDAEEAAWRAAIAREAP, translated from the coding sequence GTGATCGCGGTTCGCATCGACGACGTGGCGTTCTACCACGGCGAGGCGATCGCCTGGCCGGTGGACGCCATGCTCGGTGCCACCACCCCCTTGCTGCGGCGGCTGGAACTGGCGGCCGGTACCGCCCTCGCTCGGCAGGCGCCGCTCCGCGAGCCCCTGCCCGTGGGCGCGGCGGTGGTGACCGGGGCCGGTGACCTGCACGTCGAGTTGCTGATTCACGCGGTGATCGTGAGTCCAGAGGAGCGGGCGTCGCGCGACTCGGTGCGGCGGGCCCTGGCGAGCGCGCTGCAACGCGCGGCGGACTTTCGGATCGACGAACTCGCGGTCGTGCCATTCGGCATCGGTGCAGGGAATCTCGACCTGGAGGAGAGCGCGGTGGTGATGGCGGAGGTCATGCGGCAGCATCTGGCGCGCGCGGCGCATCCGCGGTCGATCATCGTGATCGTGGAGAATGATGCCGAAGAAGCGGCGTGGCGCGCCGCGATCGCGCGGGAGGCGCCATGA
- a CDS encoding transglutaminase-like domain-containing protein produces the protein MSRRAWTAVVVLVLWSGGFAALIRQQYFQPNVERLAEAALRVNPGAVFYAVLQGGRQIGFASSTIDTVTGGITSTDYLVADLAAGGAVHRVQARTTIEVSRTLRVRRFEVDVESDSAPFHAGGRVDGDSVVIYARSTNGAAPADSQRVRIGGPVLLPALVPLAIALGEEPKVGKSYVLPVFDPTTMAPQDARVRIAAETTFVVNDSSVLDSTTMRWRGVTPDTLRAWRLATDATHGVNGWVDDQGRLVETTEMGFRLERRPYEVAYENWRLAQADSGAPPTADRDILETTAIAAHLRVTRQLPRLRVRLRGADLAGFDLDGGRQTLRGDTLTIVREDPDSLAGRSFMGAPRPPEVLRALEPEPLVESRNPEIRALADRLRGQARDPRVVAERIDRWVHDSLRKRITFGVPDALQVLHARSGDCNEHTQLYLALARAAGIPARAAAGLAYVDGKFYYHAWPEVYLGRWVAVDPTFGEFPADAAHLRFVVGGLARQAELIHLIGVLRIDVLAPARTRAP, from the coding sequence ATGAGCCGGCGCGCCTGGACGGCGGTCGTGGTGCTCGTGCTCTGGAGCGGCGGCTTCGCGGCACTCATTCGCCAGCAGTACTTCCAGCCCAACGTGGAACGGCTCGCGGAAGCAGCGCTCAGAGTCAACCCGGGCGCGGTGTTCTACGCCGTGCTCCAGGGCGGCCGGCAGATCGGGTTCGCGTCGTCCACCATCGACACGGTGACGGGCGGCATCACGTCCACCGACTACCTCGTGGCCGACCTGGCCGCCGGGGGCGCAGTGCACCGGGTGCAGGCCCGTACGACCATCGAGGTGTCGCGTACGCTGCGGGTGCGACGGTTCGAGGTGGACGTGGAATCCGACTCGGCGCCCTTTCACGCGGGCGGCCGGGTGGACGGCGACTCGGTCGTGATCTACGCGCGCTCGACGAATGGCGCGGCGCCGGCCGATTCGCAGCGCGTACGCATCGGCGGCCCCGTCCTGCTCCCCGCGCTGGTGCCGCTGGCCATCGCCCTCGGCGAGGAGCCCAAGGTGGGCAAGTCGTACGTGCTGCCGGTATTCGATCCGACCACGATGGCGCCGCAAGACGCCCGCGTGCGGATCGCGGCCGAGACCACGTTCGTGGTCAACGACAGCTCGGTGCTCGATTCGACCACGATGCGCTGGCGCGGCGTGACCCCCGACACACTCCGGGCGTGGCGCCTGGCCACGGACGCGACGCACGGCGTGAACGGGTGGGTGGACGACCAGGGACGTCTGGTCGAGACCACGGAGATGGGATTCCGGCTCGAACGACGTCCATATGAAGTTGCATATGAAAACTGGCGTCTGGCGCAGGCGGACAGCGGGGCGCCGCCCACCGCCGACCGCGACATTCTCGAGACGACGGCGATCGCCGCGCATCTCCGGGTGACGCGGCAACTGCCGCGCCTGCGGGTACGCCTGCGCGGCGCCGACCTCGCGGGGTTCGACCTGGACGGCGGCCGGCAGACGCTGCGCGGCGACACGCTCACCATCGTGCGCGAGGATCCGGACAGCCTGGCCGGCCGATCCTTCATGGGCGCGCCCCGCCCGCCCGAGGTGCTGCGCGCGCTCGAGCCCGAGCCGCTGGTGGAGTCGCGCAACCCCGAGATCCGCGCCCTGGCCGACCGGTTGCGCGGACAGGCTCGCGACCCGCGGGTGGTGGCCGAGCGCATCGATCGGTGGGTGCACGACTCGCTCCGCAAGCGGATCACCTTCGGCGTGCCGGACGCCCTCCAGGTACTGCACGCGCGGAGCGGCGACTGCAACGAACACACCCAACTGTATCTGGCGCTGGCCCGGGCGGCCGGCATTCCTGCCCGTGCCGCCGCCGGGCTGGCCTACGTCGACGGCAAGTTCTACTACCACGCGTGGCCCGAGGTCTACCTGGGACGGTGGGTGGCCGTCGATCCGACGTTCGGCGAGTTTCCGGCTGACGCGGCACATCTGCGGTTCGTGGTGGGCGGACTCGCGCGCCAGGCGGAGTTGATTCATCTGATCGGGGTGCTGCGCATCGACGTGCTCGCCCCGGCCCGCACCCGAGCGCCGTGA
- a CDS encoding ABC transporter ATP-binding protein, giving the protein MIRLHHLTKRYGTFTAVDAIDLDVPRGELFGFLGPNGAGKTTTLRMIAGILRPTGGIVEIGGVDIAKDPIAAKMMLGFIPDRPFIYEKLTGAEFMRFVAGLYNQEGPEVEHRTRELLALFDLDEWQDELVESYSHGMRQKLIISSAFVHRAEVIVVDEPMVGLDPKAARILKDLFREYTRRGNTIMMSTHTLEVAEALCDRIAIVQAGRIRACGTMAELRQTAEGGAEGLEQIFLKLTGENAARELVEVLNA; this is encoded by the coding sequence ATGATCCGACTCCACCACCTGACCAAACGCTACGGCACCTTCACGGCGGTTGATGCCATCGACCTCGACGTACCGCGCGGCGAGCTGTTCGGATTCCTGGGCCCCAACGGGGCGGGCAAGACGACGACGCTCCGGATGATCGCCGGCATCCTCCGGCCCACGGGGGGCATCGTGGAGATCGGCGGCGTGGATATCGCCAAGGACCCGATCGCCGCCAAGATGATGCTCGGATTCATTCCTGACCGGCCGTTCATCTACGAGAAGCTCACAGGCGCCGAATTCATGCGGTTCGTCGCCGGGCTCTACAACCAGGAGGGACCCGAGGTGGAGCACCGGACGCGCGAGTTGCTCGCGCTGTTCGACCTCGACGAGTGGCAGGACGAACTCGTCGAGAGCTACAGCCACGGCATGCGGCAGAAGCTGATCATCTCGAGTGCGTTCGTGCACCGCGCCGAAGTGATCGTGGTGGACGAACCCATGGTGGGGCTCGACCCCAAGGCAGCCCGCATTCTCAAGGACCTGTTCCGCGAGTATACGCGCCGGGGCAACACGATCATGATGTCCACGCACACGCTCGAGGTGGCCGAGGCGCTGTGTGACCGTATCGCCATCGTCCAGGCGGGGCGCATCCGGGCCTGCGGCACGATGGCTGAGCTGCGTCAGACGGCGGAAGGCGGCGCGGAGGGGCTGGAGCAGATCTTTCTCAAGCTCACCGGCGAGAACGCCGCCCGCGAGTTGGTCGAGGTGCTCAATGCCTGA
- a CDS encoding zinc ribbon domain-containing protein codes for MSIPLLVGTLLALVALAVVLYPLFFAEDEAMDAVRLPAGEPPTPGCPTCGAPLLVNARFCAQCGARLPDGAP; via the coding sequence ATGAGCATCCCGCTGCTCGTCGGCACGCTGCTCGCGCTCGTCGCGCTGGCGGTCGTGCTCTATCCACTCTTCTTCGCCGAAGATGAAGCGATGGATGCGGTGCGGCTGCCGGCCGGGGAGCCGCCAACTCCCGGGTGTCCGACGTGCGGCGCGCCTCTGCTCGTCAACGCCCGGTTCTGCGCTCAGTGTGGGGCGCGACTCCCTGACGGGGCGCCCTGA
- the ccsA gene encoding cytochrome c biogenesis protein CcsA: MILVGELSLWVALLMAAWGAVVSFAGGALQRRDLAASGRRALYVAFAALVVATSGVVTALIERDFSLAYVAMHTNLALPQAYAVSALWSGPAGAMLVWALALAGCVALLAPGGATRDRSRGPWTAGVSATLLLFVLLVVCVQANPYERLSWRAPDGRGLDPRLLQPVMVLHQPLLILGYVALSMPFVLTMGGLLARRLDAAWASSARRWALAGWTCLAGGLLLGARGSAAASPTGGWGWSSGEGVALGVWVVATGLLHTLARTPARGLLVKWNSILSALVALGALAGAYALAASGGAPAFRAAWVGGGVVCAAAAVWSIASRAPTVTVEPSAAGPRRRRVGEFVAHAAALVLVVALAAGAFSGARDMTLATGQEAQVADPFGHVWRFVSQGTSRYSTADHDVVALSLDASRDGIRQGLLVAEQWQYRDALGDSLYAPITRVGVRSSPTLDARAVLLAASADEAQVRITFVPLAVWAWIGGGLVVLGGVLALWPRTTPAGRPSTRDADA; this comes from the coding sequence GTGATCCTGGTCGGCGAGCTCTCGCTCTGGGTCGCGCTGCTGATGGCGGCGTGGGGAGCGGTCGTGTCATTTGCCGGAGGCGCCCTGCAGCGCCGGGACCTCGCGGCCAGTGGGCGGCGCGCGCTCTACGTGGCATTCGCGGCCCTGGTCGTTGCCACGAGCGGCGTCGTCACCGCACTGATCGAGCGCGATTTCTCGCTCGCCTACGTGGCCATGCACACCAACCTCGCGCTGCCGCAGGCCTATGCCGTCTCCGCGCTGTGGAGCGGTCCGGCCGGCGCGATGCTTGTGTGGGCGCTCGCCCTGGCAGGGTGTGTGGCGCTGCTCGCGCCGGGTGGCGCGACGCGGGACCGCTCGCGCGGTCCGTGGACGGCCGGCGTGTCCGCGACGCTGCTGCTGTTCGTGCTGCTCGTCGTGTGCGTGCAGGCCAATCCGTACGAGCGCCTGTCGTGGCGCGCCCCGGACGGCCGGGGGCTCGACCCGCGGCTGTTGCAGCCGGTGATGGTCCTCCACCAGCCTTTGCTCATACTGGGCTATGTGGCGCTGAGCATGCCGTTCGTACTCACCATGGGCGGACTGCTGGCGCGCCGGCTCGATGCGGCGTGGGCCTCGTCCGCCCGCCGGTGGGCGCTCGCCGGATGGACGTGCCTGGCGGGTGGCCTGCTGCTGGGCGCGCGCGGGTCGGCGGCCGCGTCGCCCACCGGAGGCTGGGGGTGGTCGTCGGGCGAGGGGGTGGCGCTCGGCGTGTGGGTGGTGGCCACGGGGCTGCTCCACACCCTCGCACGGACGCCCGCCAGGGGACTATTGGTAAAATGGAATAGCATCCTGTCGGCGCTGGTCGCGTTGGGGGCGCTGGCCGGTGCGTACGCCCTCGCGGCGAGTGGCGGGGCGCCCGCCTTCCGCGCGGCGTGGGTGGGTGGCGGCGTCGTGTGCGCCGCTGCGGCGGTGTGGTCCATTGCCAGCCGTGCACCGACGGTCACCGTCGAGCCCTCCGCCGCCGGACCCAGGCGGCGGCGCGTTGGCGAGTTCGTGGCGCACGCGGCGGCCCTCGTGCTCGTGGTCGCGCTCGCCGCGGGTGCGTTTTCGGGAGCGCGCGACATGACCCTCGCCACGGGGCAGGAGGCGCAGGTCGCCGACCCCTTCGGGCACGTGTGGCGGTTCGTGAGCCAGGGGACGTCGCGCTACAGCACGGCCGATCACGACGTGGTGGCGTTGTCGCTCGACGCGTCGCGCGACGGGATCCGACAGGGGCTGCTCGTTGCCGAGCAGTGGCAATACCGCGACGCCCTGGGCGATTCGCTGTACGCGCCGATCACGCGGGTTGGCGTGCGGAGTTCACCGACGCTCGATGCACGGGCCGTGCTGCTCGCCGCGTCGGCTGACGAGGCGCAGGTGCGCATCACCTTCGTGCCGCTGGCCGTCTGGGCGTGGATCGGGGGCGGGCTCGTGGTCCTCGGCGGCGTACTGGCGCTCTGGCCCCGAACGACGCCAGCCGGCCGGCCGTCCACGCGGGACGCGGACGCATGA
- the glpK gene encoding glycerol kinase GlpK, with amino-acid sequence MKHVLAIDEGTTGVTCLVIAADGRVAGRGYREITQYFPRPGWVEHDAQELLDRTVEAGREAIAAAGVTPDAIGITNQRETVVVWERATGRPVHRAIVWQDRRTAARCVELAPRGEWIRARTGLVLDPYFSATKLEWLLREARLLDRYPAAALAAGTVDSWLVWKLTAGAVHATDHTNASRTMLYDIDARAWSDELCALFGIPRAWLPEVRCSSGDFGTARAEFFGAEIPVLGVAGDQQAALFGQGCWTPGLGKNTYGTGAFLLLHAGTERPAAPAGILTTIACDARGGPAYALEAAIFVAGAAVQWLRDGLGVVSHAADTAALAASLDSNDGVYFVPALVGLGAPEWEPHARGTIVGLTRGTGRAHLARAALEAMAYGTADVVDRMVEVSGTAFDRLRVDGGATQNDWLMQFQADVLGVDVERPRNVETTALGAAGLAGIAGGVWRDAGAFYASQDVTTFHPSRARSDVDTWRTGWARAMRAAVAWARDSAGEGR; translated from the coding sequence ATGAAGCACGTGCTGGCCATCGACGAGGGGACGACCGGGGTGACCTGCCTGGTGATCGCCGCCGACGGACGCGTTGCCGGGCGCGGCTACCGCGAGATCACGCAGTATTTTCCGAGACCGGGGTGGGTGGAACACGACGCGCAGGAACTGCTCGATCGGACGGTCGAAGCGGGGCGTGAAGCGATCGCCGCGGCCGGCGTGACGCCCGACGCCATCGGCATCACCAACCAGCGCGAGACGGTCGTCGTGTGGGAGCGCGCCACGGGCCGCCCGGTGCATCGGGCTATCGTATGGCAGGATCGTCGCACCGCCGCGCGCTGCGTCGAACTGGCGCCGCGAGGCGAATGGATCCGCGCGCGGACGGGGTTGGTGCTCGATCCCTACTTCTCGGCGACCAAGCTCGAATGGCTGCTGCGCGAGGCGCGGTTGCTCGACCGGTATCCGGCCGCCGCCCTGGCCGCCGGAACGGTGGACAGTTGGCTGGTGTGGAAGCTCACCGCCGGGGCGGTGCACGCCACCGATCATACGAACGCGTCCCGGACGATGCTCTATGACATCGACGCCCGCGCCTGGAGCGACGAGTTGTGCGCGCTGTTCGGCATCCCGCGCGCCTGGCTGCCAGAGGTGCGCTGCTCCAGCGGCGACTTCGGGACTGCCCGGGCCGAGTTCTTCGGCGCCGAGATTCCCGTGCTCGGGGTGGCGGGGGACCAACAGGCGGCCCTGTTCGGGCAGGGGTGCTGGACGCCCGGGCTCGGTAAGAACACGTATGGAACGGGGGCCTTCCTGCTGCTGCATGCGGGCACCGAACGTCCGGCGGCTCCCGCCGGCATTCTCACGACGATCGCGTGCGACGCCCGGGGGGGGCCGGCGTACGCGCTCGAAGCGGCGATCTTCGTGGCTGGCGCGGCGGTGCAGTGGTTGCGCGACGGGCTGGGTGTGGTCTCGCACGCAGCGGACACCGCGGCGCTCGCGGCGTCGCTCGATTCCAACGACGGCGTCTACTTCGTGCCCGCCCTGGTGGGGCTCGGGGCGCCGGAGTGGGAGCCGCACGCGCGCGGGACGATCGTCGGGCTCACGCGCGGCACGGGGCGCGCGCATCTGGCGCGCGCCGCACTCGAAGCGATGGCCTACGGAACGGCCGACGTGGTGGACCGCATGGTCGAGGTGTCGGGCACCGCGTTCGACCGGTTGCGCGTGGATGGCGGCGCGACGCAGAACGACTGGCTCATGCAGTTCCAGGCCGACGTACTGGGCGTGGATGTGGAGCGGCCGCGGAACGTGGAGACGACGGCGCTCGGCGCCGCCGGTCTGGCCGGCATCGCGGGCGGCGTGTGGCGCGACGCGGGCGCATTCTACGCAAGCCAGGACGTGACGACGTTTCATCCGTCGCGCGCACGGTCCGACGTCGACACATGGCGCACAGGATGGGCCCGCGCCATGCGCGCCGCCGTGGCCTGGGCACGCGATTCCGCGGGCGAGGGCCGGTGA
- the mtnA gene encoding S-methyl-5-thioribose-1-phosphate isomerase, whose amino-acid sequence MSTLEAVRWGPDHRSVWIIDQRALPERLVERELRTLDEACAAIRTLAVRGAPAIGIAAAMAFALAMGDVVDADAATRGERAGQIAAALHATRPTAVNLEWALARMLVVAAHGGRAGAVLRTALRDEATAILEEDRAMCRRIGVHALSLFPVDARVATHCNAGALATGGIGTALAGVYLAAERGDRVRVFVDETRPLLQGSRLTAWELQRAGIDVVLITDGAAPSVMRRGDIDLCIVGADRIAANGDVANKIGTYALALAARHHGVPFYVAAPTSTFDPSTPTGDAIVIEQRDPDEVRRGFGALTAPATIPVYNPAFDVTPAELITAIVSDRGVHRPPFDFRAP is encoded by the coding sequence ATGTCGACGCTGGAGGCCGTGCGGTGGGGGCCCGACCACCGCAGCGTGTGGATCATCGATCAGCGAGCGCTCCCCGAGCGGCTCGTCGAACGCGAATTGCGCACGCTGGACGAGGCGTGTGCGGCCATCCGGACGCTGGCGGTGCGCGGCGCGCCGGCGATCGGGATCGCGGCGGCCATGGCGTTCGCCCTGGCCATGGGGGACGTCGTGGACGCCGACGCGGCGACCCGCGGCGAGCGGGCGGGCCAGATCGCGGCCGCGCTCCACGCCACGCGTCCGACGGCTGTGAACCTGGAGTGGGCTCTGGCGCGGATGCTCGTCGTTGCCGCACACGGAGGGCGAGCCGGCGCCGTCCTCCGCACGGCGCTGAGAGACGAAGCGACGGCGATTCTCGAAGAGGACCGCGCGATGTGCCGCCGCATCGGCGTCCATGCGCTGTCGCTCTTTCCGGTCGACGCGCGCGTGGCCACGCACTGCAACGCGGGCGCGCTCGCCACCGGCGGCATCGGCACCGCGCTGGCCGGTGTGTACCTGGCTGCGGAGCGTGGCGACCGCGTGCGGGTGTTCGTGGACGAGACGCGCCCGCTGCTGCAGGGCAGCCGCCTCACTGCCTGGGAGCTGCAGCGCGCGGGCATCGATGTGGTGCTCATCACCGACGGCGCCGCACCCTCGGTGATGCGCCGCGGAGACATCGATCTGTGCATCGTCGGGGCCGACCGGATCGCGGCCAACGGCGACGTGGCCAACAAGATCGGCACGTATGCGCTGGCCCTCGCGGCGCGTCACCATGGCGTTCCGTTCTATGTGGCGGCACCGACGTCCACCTTCGACCCGTCGACACCCACCGGCGACGCCATCGTGATCGAGCAGCGGGATCCCGACGAGGTGCGGCGCGGGTTCGGCGCGCTCACGGCGCCGGCCACGATTCCGGTGTACAATCCGGCGTTCGACGTCACCCCCGCCGAGTTGATCACGGCCATCGTCAGCGATCGCGGCGTGCACCGTCCACCCTTCGACTTCCGCGCGCCATGA
- a CDS encoding enoyl-CoA hydratase-related protein has protein sequence MSDPVLLFDVADHIATITVNRPDKLNALDDATIAALGSAVDQVRAREDIAGAILTGAGRAFVAGADIAELKQKTPMEAHGLSRRGGAIFRHIEKLGKPVIAAVNGYALGGGCELAMACHVRIASEHAKFGQPEVKLGLIPGYGGTQRLPRLVGTGRALQLLLTGDTIDAAEAFRIGLANAVVPAAQLLDAARAMLRQMLANGPLALARCIDVVHRGADIPLDEALALESAQFGLLTASDDMREGTAAFLEKRPPRFTGR, from the coding sequence ATGTCCGATCCCGTGCTGCTGTTCGACGTCGCGGACCACATCGCGACGATCACCGTCAACCGGCCCGACAAGCTCAACGCACTCGACGACGCGACGATCGCGGCCCTGGGCAGCGCCGTGGACCAGGTGCGGGCGCGCGAAGACATCGCCGGCGCCATTCTCACCGGCGCGGGCCGGGCCTTCGTGGCCGGCGCCGATATTGCCGAACTCAAGCAGAAGACCCCGATGGAAGCGCACGGACTGTCCCGCCGGGGCGGGGCGATCTTCCGCCACATCGAGAAACTTGGCAAGCCCGTGATCGCTGCCGTGAACGGCTATGCACTCGGCGGCGGATGCGAGCTCGCCATGGCGTGCCACGTGCGCATCGCCTCGGAGCATGCCAAGTTCGGCCAACCCGAAGTCAAACTGGGCCTCATCCCTGGCTACGGCGGCACTCAGCGGCTGCCGCGGCTCGTGGGCACGGGCCGCGCGCTCCAACTCCTCCTGACCGGCGACACCATCGACGCGGCCGAGGCATTCCGCATCGGACTGGCCAATGCCGTGGTACCAGCCGCTCAACTGCTCGACGCCGCGCGGGCGATGCTCCGGCAGATGCTCGCCAACGGGCCGCTCGCGCTCGCCCGCTGCATCGACGTCGTGCACCGCGGGGCGGACATTCCGCTCGACGAGGCGTTGGCCCTGGAGTCGGCGCAGTTCGGGCTGCTCACCGCGTCTGATGACATGCGCGAAGGCACCGCGGCGTTTCTCGAGAAGCGCCCGCCGCGTTTTACCGGACGGTGA
- the recF gene encoding DNA replication and repair protein RecF (All proteins in this family for which functions are known are DNA-binding proteins that assist the filamentation of RecA onto DNA for the initiation of recombination or recombinational repair.) yields the protein MTAAAIRLASLALRDFRNIERLDLAVPDEGLVVVGENGQGKTNLLEAAYYLQLLRSVRGARDVDVVRFGAAGFYLEGRVHGGRTIAVGFERASRRKRVTLDGAAAGRLSDAIGALPSVMVSPADVELVGGAPVARRRYLDILLALTSRPYLTALQTYRGALVRRNAALRDAARTGRADARVTVWNTPLAEAGGVLWRQRAEWVDRVAIPYRTLCAAIGECGTATLRYASALDARADPASAIAEALESRLALDLRRGMTQAGPHRDDLVLTLDGRDLRTFGSAGQQRSAAIALRMLEWETLRAACDAAPLLLLDDPFAELDVRRAARILDLLSDAGVGQAVLTVPRETDIPAEFTRLERVRVEAGMIRVGRAA from the coding sequence GTGACGGCCGCTGCGATCCGCCTGGCGTCGCTCGCCCTGCGCGATTTCCGCAACATCGAGCGCCTCGATCTCGCGGTGCCGGACGAGGGGTTGGTCGTGGTAGGTGAGAACGGCCAGGGCAAGACGAATTTGCTCGAGGCAGCCTACTACCTGCAGCTCCTTCGGAGTGTGCGCGGCGCCCGTGACGTGGACGTCGTGCGCTTCGGGGCTGCCGGCTTCTACCTCGAAGGGCGGGTGCACGGCGGCCGGACGATTGCCGTGGGGTTCGAACGCGCGTCGCGGCGCAAGCGGGTGACCCTGGACGGCGCCGCCGCCGGCCGACTGAGCGACGCCATCGGCGCGCTGCCCTCCGTCATGGTCTCCCCGGCCGACGTGGAGTTGGTGGGCGGGGCGCCGGTGGCGCGCCGTCGTTACCTGGACATCCTGCTCGCCCTCACGTCGCGCCCGTACCTCACGGCGTTGCAGACGTACCGTGGCGCCCTCGTTCGGCGAAACGCGGCACTGCGCGACGCGGCGCGCACCGGGCGGGCCGACGCGCGCGTGACGGTGTGGAACACCCCATTGGCCGAGGCAGGCGGCGTGCTCTGGCGCCAACGTGCGGAGTGGGTGGACCGCGTGGCCATTCCGTATCGGACACTGTGCGCGGCGATCGGTGAGTGCGGCACCGCCACGCTACGCTACGCGAGCGCGCTCGACGCGCGGGCCGACCCGGCCTCGGCGATCGCCGAGGCGCTGGAATCCCGGCTGGCCCTCGACCTCCGACGCGGCATGACGCAGGCGGGCCCGCACCGCGACGACCTCGTGCTCACGCTCGACGGGCGCGACCTGCGCACCTTCGGCTCGGCGGGGCAGCAGCGATCGGCGGCGATCGCGCTGCGGATGCTCGAATGGGAGACGCTGCGCGCGGCATGCGACGCGGCGCCGCTGCTCTTACTGGACGATCCGTTCGCGGAACTGGACGTCCGGCGAGCGGCGCGCATTCTGGACCTGCTGTCCGACGCCGGCGTGGGGCAGGCCGTACTCACCGTACCGCGCGAGACCGACATCCCGGCGGAATTCACGCGGCTCGAGCGGGTGCGGGTGGAGGCGGGAATGATCCGCGTGGGGCGGGCGGCATGA
- a CDS encoding DUF721 domain-containing protein, with translation MTERKRGKPTPLAEVLPGVMGQSGLRARLDQAGVILNWPRIVGKEIAKVTQPISVDRRGVLLVAVTTNAWMNELAMMEPELLRVINEESGAKKVERIRWRLVR, from the coding sequence ATGACCGAGCGGAAGCGCGGAAAGCCGACGCCGCTGGCCGAGGTATTGCCCGGGGTCATGGGCCAGTCCGGGCTCAGGGCGCGTCTCGATCAGGCAGGGGTGATTCTCAACTGGCCGCGCATCGTGGGCAAGGAGATCGCGAAGGTCACGCAGCCAATCTCGGTCGACCGACGGGGGGTATTGTTGGTGGCCGTGACCACCAACGCGTGGATGAACGAACTGGCGATGATGGAGCCGGAACTGCTGCGCGTGATCAATGAAGAATCGGGGGCGAAGAAGGTGGAGCGCATCCGCTGGCGGCTTGTGCGCTAA